Proteins co-encoded in one Apteryx mantelli isolate bAptMan1 chromosome 4, bAptMan1.hap1, whole genome shotgun sequence genomic window:
- the SLC35C1 gene encoding GDP-fucose transporter 1 gives MNRAQLKRPGILRMALGGSAADPLLPADGGEGRPAPFLLRALRIAVVVCLYWFTSITMVFLNKYLLDSPSLRLDAPLFVTFFQCALTATLCLGLSLGAACGPPGCPDLPALRLDPKVSRSVLPLSAVFIGMITSNNLCLKYVGVAFYNVGRSLTTVFNVLLSYLLLKQTTSLYALLACGIIIGGFWLGVDQEGAEGTLSWAGIFFGILASLCVSLNAIYTKKVLPVVDGSIWRLTFYNNVNACVLFLPLMMLLGEFHTLYHFDKLGSPSFWGMMTLGGVFGFAIGYVTGLQIKFTSPLTHNVSGTAKACAQTVLAVIYFEQTKSFLWWMSNLMVLGGSFAYTWVKGLEMRKVQEEPTLRSSEKNETGV, from the exons ATGAACAGGGCGCAGCTGAAGCGGCCGGGGATCCTGCGGATGGCGCTGGGCGGCAGCGCCGCCGACCCGCTGCTGCCGGCCgacggcggcgaggggcggccggcGCCCTTCCTGCTGCGGGCCCTGCGCATCGCCGTCGTGGTCTGCCTCTACTGGTTCACCTCCATCACCATGGTCTTCCTCAACAAGTACCTGCTGGACAGCCCCTCGCTGCGCCTCGACGCCCCGCTCTTCGTCACCTTCTTCCAGTGCGCCCTCACGGCCACCCTCTGCCTGGGCCTCAGCCTGGGGGCGGCCTGCGGGCCCCCCGGCTGCCCTGACCTGCCCGCCCTCCGCCTTGACCCCAAGGTGTCCCGCAGCGTCCTGCCCCTCTCCGCCGTCTTCATTGGCATGATCACCTCCAACAACCTCTGCCTCAAGTATGTCGGCGTGGCCTTCTACAACGTGGGGCGCTCACTCACCACCGTCTTCAACGTGCTGCTTTCCTACCTGCTCCTCAAGCAGACCACCTCGCTCTATGCCCTGCTGGCCTGTGGCATCATTatag GTGGCTTCTGGCTGGGTGTTGACCAGGAAGGAGCAGAGGGCACTCTGTCATGGGCCGGTATATTCTTTGGGATCTTAGCAAGCCTGTGCGTCTCGCTCAATGCCATCTACACCAAGAAGGTGCTGCCAGTGGTGGATGGTAGCATCTGGCGCCTGACCTTCTACAACAATGTGAATGCTTGTGTCCTGTTCCTCCCCCTCATGATGCTGCTGGGCGAGTTCCACACCCTCTACCACTTTGACAAGCTGGGGAGCCCCAGCTTTTGGGGCATGATGACCCTGGGTGGAGTGTTTGGCTTTGCCATTGGGTATGTGACCGGACTCCAGATTAAGTTCACTAGCCCACTCACCCACAATGTCTCTGGGACAGCCAAGGCCTGTGCCCAAACAGTGTTGGCTGTTATCTATTTTGAGCAGACAAAGAGCTTCCTGTGGTGGATGAGTAACTTGATGGTTCTGGGGGGTTCCTTTGCCTATACGTGGGTGAAAGGGCTGGAGATGAGGAAGGTACAAGAGGAACCTACTCTCAGAAGCAGTGAAAAAAACGAGACTGGTGTGTAG